The Nitrospiraceae bacterium genome window below encodes:
- a CDS encoding DUF4157 domain-containing protein, whose translation MSMKAAPEAKAPAPVAARSFTPARTPQLQRKCACGGGSGGGCEECTGKKSPLQRSAAGPSVSSVPPIVNRVLSSPGQSLDAGTRSFMESRFGHDFGEVRIHSDAQAAESARAVSAHAYTVGQDVVFAHGQYAPETNRGRNLLAHELAHTIQQRGLQRSSSGITSERDAEYQRLEHEADSAAAAVMHGEPISLDRSASRPTLSRADHGTQEGTIKPAKSTTPKSKTSSLGLHLVTPTEVFTKAVEGAEKAIEEFNVDKFYIPATKGPKAAPIYLSMAGKGLETTVEIQGTGKTKTALWQLRPQTDDLRDIWLEKVGWAKSTADDLWERSGGDKTFPQVGGKTCQMDHIVELQIGGSNVPQNIQPLDAAQNQSSGGAIKGELQTLALAISNDSTLSSGGAQQIKLRFQDVTQVGTPEKLPASCPAKVPTRTCLAVEDCATKLKVEKSETGAVTVARADYPVTAGGRPPTNLKVPVTFATRATEIVLIETDSQNASAATLIPGLLLTNLAHRKGTTTKPDAIEARIDDRDKTRLPISIDPSAKPLHLNVATDGNLTLNPADKKGGIAFTYKYLSPGTIREIGFDESGETSWKGTIRPSIPFLGDLDIEYSKNSLVVTKGLDEATLQQRSILGMHLTKAKIQLQLAPQFRPEGVVEAQLGSGDAPIAKASLKVSADSIGLIAAGQLKVNIPKMQTAEANVSYKGGEGRDEWKTDIHIKSEDINLGSSVAVSGGFHGFIEKGDIKFAGKINATFPGDNTAELGLAKGGDGWVLFGGGTFHFPNLDPTTVSVQYFLAKDRLVATGKTGFKIPAIGLGGRLDELTFTIAKDQPVKVHGKGRLIIKKGKAEGRVDVELHPNGKFTGKGSLSYKIKENIIVTGTVELNENEKLRVTGELLITRYEIFQRYGDKKDLFTLDAPVPIPGVSIGTTGLVFHIRGGVGVAYSFGPGALEPLKFSSGFDPLEDDPDLDLTVTGSVKVPASATLSTWISGSLSVQVDVLVGSAGAEGGLELRGDLILSAGAFANFDAAYKKKRLTAKLVAGIDTQLLLGLSLTAFARAWAGAFGISGEARKDWTLAKKTIDTHIGFFISAPFEYADDTGVKLPEFKDITLKKPEITTDNLKRILGELFDSASPKEIHK comes from the coding sequence ATGAGCATGAAAGCGGCTCCAGAAGCCAAGGCCCCGGCGCCGGTCGCTGCGCGCTCCTTCACGCCTGCGCGTACGCCGCAATTGCAACGCAAGTGCGCGTGCGGGGGCGGGTCTGGCGGTGGGTGCGAGGAGTGCACGGGGAAGAAGTCGCCGCTGCAACGGAGCGCGGCGGGGCCTTCGGTCTCGAGTGTGCCGCCCATCGTCAACCGGGTGCTCAGCTCGCCCGGGCAGTCACTTGATGCGGGTACGCGTTCTTTCATGGAGTCACGCTTTGGCCACGACTTCGGGGAAGTGCGCATTCACTCAGATGCACAGGCTGCTGAGTCCGCTCGTGCGGTGAGCGCGCATGCTTACACCGTGGGACAGGACGTCGTGTTTGCGCACGGCCAATACGCGCCTGAAACGAATCGGGGCAGAAATCTCTTGGCCCATGAGTTGGCGCACACGATACAGCAACGCGGGTTGCAACGCTCCAGCAGCGGGATCACTAGCGAACGCGACGCGGAGTATCAGCGTCTCGAGCATGAAGCAGACAGTGCGGCCGCGGCAGTTATGCATGGCGAGCCAATCAGCCTCGACCGTTCGGCAAGCCGCCCAACGCTCTCGCGAGCAGACCACGGGACGCAAGAAGGTACCATCAAGCCTGCAAAGAGCACGACGCCCAAATCGAAGACGAGTTCCTTGGGCCTTCACTTGGTCACTCCGACAGAAGTCTTCACAAAGGCCGTCGAGGGGGCGGAGAAAGCCATTGAGGAATTCAACGTAGACAAGTTCTACATACCCGCGACCAAGGGGCCAAAGGCGGCCCCGATCTACCTCAGCATGGCAGGGAAAGGCTTGGAGACGACCGTCGAGATTCAGGGAACCGGCAAGACCAAGACCGCGCTTTGGCAACTTCGGCCACAGACAGACGACCTGCGCGATATCTGGCTCGAAAAGGTTGGATGGGCCAAGTCGACCGCCGACGATCTGTGGGAGCGATCCGGCGGCGACAAAACCTTCCCTCAGGTCGGCGGCAAGACTTGCCAGATGGATCACATCGTGGAGCTGCAAATTGGCGGCAGCAATGTCCCGCAGAACATTCAACCGCTCGACGCGGCGCAGAACCAATCAAGCGGCGGTGCCATAAAGGGGGAACTGCAGACGCTGGCCCTGGCCATATCAAACGACAGTACACTCTCCAGCGGAGGCGCACAACAGATCAAGCTGAGGTTCCAGGACGTAACGCAAGTCGGGACTCCGGAGAAGTTGCCGGCCTCGTGTCCGGCCAAGGTGCCAACGCGAACATGCCTGGCGGTCGAAGACTGCGCCACCAAGCTGAAGGTCGAGAAAAGCGAAACCGGAGCGGTCACTGTCGCGCGAGCCGACTATCCAGTCACCGCTGGCGGACGGCCGCCTACGAACCTGAAGGTTCCAGTCACTTTCGCCACGCGGGCGACCGAAATAGTGTTGATTGAAACCGACTCACAAAACGCAAGCGCCGCGACGCTGATTCCGGGGTTGCTGCTGACCAACCTTGCTCACCGAAAGGGGACGACGACGAAGCCCGATGCTATTGAGGCGCGGATCGACGACAGAGACAAGACCCGTTTGCCTATATCTATCGATCCGAGTGCAAAGCCGCTCCACCTGAACGTCGCCACTGACGGAAACCTCACCCTGAACCCGGCCGACAAGAAGGGCGGGATTGCGTTCACCTATAAATATCTCAGCCCTGGAACAATCAGGGAGATCGGCTTCGATGAGTCAGGCGAGACGTCTTGGAAAGGTACCATCAGGCCGTCCATTCCGTTCCTGGGAGACCTGGACATCGAATATTCTAAGAACTCTCTGGTGGTCACGAAGGGTCTCGACGAAGCAACACTACAACAGCGTTCGATTCTGGGCATGCACTTAACAAAGGCCAAGATCCAGCTTCAGCTTGCGCCTCAGTTTAGACCGGAGGGCGTCGTCGAGGCGCAGTTGGGTTCGGGTGATGCACCGATCGCCAAGGCCTCGCTCAAGGTCAGTGCCGACTCCATCGGTCTGATCGCAGCCGGACAGCTCAAGGTCAACATACCGAAGATGCAGACGGCCGAGGCCAACGTTTCCTATAAGGGCGGTGAGGGCCGCGACGAGTGGAAGACGGACATCCATATCAAGAGTGAGGACATCAACCTCGGTTCCTCGGTGGCTGTGAGCGGCGGGTTTCACGGTTTCATCGAAAAAGGCGACATCAAGTTCGCCGGCAAAATCAACGCCACGTTCCCCGGTGACAACACCGCCGAGCTCGGTCTGGCAAAAGGCGGGGATGGATGGGTGCTGTTTGGCGGCGGCACCTTTCATTTTCCAAACCTCGACCCCACGACCGTCTCCGTGCAGTACTTCCTCGCCAAGGACCGGCTGGTTGCCACCGGCAAGACCGGCTTCAAAATTCCTGCGATCGGGTTGGGTGGTCGACTGGACGAGCTTACATTCACGATCGCCAAAGACCAGCCGGTCAAGGTCCACGGAAAGGGCCGGTTGATCATCAAGAAGGGTAAAGCGGAAGGCCGCGTCGATGTCGAACTTCACCCCAACGGCAAATTCACCGGCAAAGGCAGCCTGAGTTACAAGATCAAAGAGAACATCATCGTCACCGGCACCGTCGAGCTGAACGAAAATGAAAAGCTCCGCGTCACCGGCGAGTTGTTGATTACTCGCTACGAGATATTCCAACGATACGGAGACAAGAAAGACCTCTTCACCCTCGACGCCCCGGTTCCAATCCCTGGGGTGTCGATAGGTACGACCGGTCTGGTGTTTCATATTCGAGGCGGCGTCGGTGTGGCGTACAGCTTCGGGCCTGGCGCACTCGAACCGCTCAAGTTCTCGTCAGGCTTTGACCCCCTTGAGGATGATCCGGATCTCGACTTGACCGTCACCGGTTCGGTTAAGGTCCCCGCATCCGCAACGCTTTCGACCTGGATCAGCGGCAGCCTCTCGGTTCAGGTCGACGTTCTCGTCGGAAGCGCCGGCGCAGAAGGCGGACTCGAGTTGCGCGGCGACCTGATCTTGAGCGCGGGAGCGTTCGCCAACTTCGACGCGGCGTACAAGAAGAAACGGCTGACGGCAAAGCTCGTTGCAGGCATCGATACCCAGCTTCTCCTCGGGTTGAGTCTGACCGCGTTTGCCAGAGCGTGGGCCGGAGCTTTCGGCATCAGCGGTGAGGCAAGAAAAGACTGGACGCTTGCAAAGAAGACGATTGATACGCATATCGGGTTTTTCATCAGCGCGCCTTTCGAATACGCCGATGACACGGGAGTCAAACTACCCGAGTTCAAAGACATTACGCTCAAGAAACCGGAGATCACCACCGACAATCTCAAGCGCATCCTCGGCGAACTGTTCGACTCGGCATCTCCGAAGGAGATCCACAAGTGA
- a CDS encoding baseplate assembly protein has protein sequence MTETEKLPNKFYGKYRGTVLANVDPMQLGRLQVQVPDVAGLVPTSWAMPCFPLSGKQMGMWAIPQIGAGVWVEFEQGNPDYPIWSGCWFGSAAEVPALALTAPPPLSDIVLQTATQNTLLLSDLPGPTGGILLKTSTGALISINDVGITISNGKGATIVMTGPTVTVNGGALVVV, from the coding sequence ATGACAGAAACAGAAAAACTACCAAACAAGTTTTACGGCAAGTATCGCGGAACGGTACTCGCCAACGTCGATCCGATGCAATTGGGCCGGCTGCAAGTTCAGGTACCTGACGTGGCAGGACTGGTGCCGACAAGCTGGGCGATGCCTTGCTTCCCGTTGTCGGGAAAGCAAATGGGAATGTGGGCGATCCCGCAGATCGGCGCGGGCGTGTGGGTCGAATTCGAGCAGGGCAATCCGGACTATCCGATCTGGAGCGGATGCTGGTTCGGCTCCGCCGCCGAAGTGCCCGCTTTGGCGTTGACCGCACCGCCGCCCTTATCGGACATCGTGCTGCAGACGGCGACACAGAATACTCTGCTGTTGAGCGATCTGCCAGGACCTACCGGCGGGATTCTGCTCAAGACCTCGACGGGCGCGCTCATTTCAATCAACGATGTCGGGATCACCATTTCAAACGGCAAGGGCGCGACGATTGTCATGACGGGACCCACGGTGACTGTCAATGGGGGTGCGCTGGTTGTGGTTTGA
- a CDS encoding GPW/gp25 family protein, with protein MNVDYPFHIDERGRTAEASDEEHIRDMIEQILFTSPGERVNRPTFGSGVMQLVFAPNSDALAAATQLSVQGALQQWLGDVIQVEDVKVSSKDSKLLVLIQYVIRRSQERRVTQFSRAI; from the coding sequence ATGAACGTCGACTACCCGTTTCACATCGACGAGCGAGGCCGGACCGCCGAAGCCTCCGACGAAGAGCACATTCGCGACATGATCGAGCAGATTCTGTTCACGTCTCCGGGCGAGCGGGTCAACCGGCCGACCTTCGGCAGCGGGGTCATGCAACTCGTCTTCGCGCCCAACAGCGATGCGCTTGCGGCGGCGACTCAACTGTCGGTTCAGGGCGCACTCCAACAGTGGCTCGGTGACGTGATTCAAGTCGAGGACGTGAAGGTGAGCAGCAAAGACTCGAAGCTGCTGGTCCTGATTCAGTACGTGATCCGCCGCAGCCAGGAGCGGCGCGTGACGCAGTTCTCAAGAGCGATCTGA
- a CDS encoding LysM domain-containing protein, whose translation MTRIGRHTVRKDLFTVTSRYYTVETAQLTSAGGKTIAYLRRRRVPQPDDFITLQDHRVTEGDRLDNITAQYLGDPEQFWRLCDANNAMEPEELTEHVGAVIRITLPEGIPGNSDA comes from the coding sequence ATCACTCGGATTGGGAGGCATACCGTGAGAAAAGATCTGTTCACCGTCACAAGCCGGTACTACACGGTCGAAACAGCCCAACTGACTTCGGCTGGCGGAAAAACGATCGCGTATCTGCGGCGGCGGCGCGTGCCTCAGCCCGACGACTTCATTACCTTGCAGGACCACCGCGTTACCGAAGGAGACCGGCTCGACAACATCACCGCTCAGTATCTGGGCGATCCGGAGCAGTTCTGGCGCTTGTGCGACGCCAACAACGCGATGGAGCCGGAAGAGCTGACCGAGCACGTGGGGGCGGTAATCCGAATCACGCTGCCTGAAGGGATCCCCGGGAACAGCGATGCTTAA
- a CDS encoding putative baseplate assembly protein — protein sequence MATQYCCKNEERRRLVGATEDAQGNPIQPKLNGIDYLEVASADQRTLKVFFLHNLPGQPNAVPPAASALAKENVAIEGGVRIRGIDVDSISVSNNILSVKVSQAGDFSIYTLRIMTTPTSPDPPAGFDPQLSAVDFSFKVACPSAFDCEQTAVCPTPHFAEPEINYLAKDYSSFRRLVLDRLSVLMPDWRERNAADAQVALVEMMAYVGDHLSYFQDAVAAEAYLGTARRRVSVRRHARLLDYLIHDGANGRTWITFEVTLGGGADGKTLPTGSMVLSRGSTAETSVRTADIHQALAEQPVVFETMHNLALNAVHNSISFYTWSDRECCLPRGATRATLVDNGLTMTVGDVLIFEEVMSPTTGLAADLDLSHRCAIRLKAITKRTDPLDGIAVADIEWDPQDALPFPLCLTALVLDETGTPLVREISVARGNVALADHGLTLAGEGLIPAEVPHKGNYRPRLQGKNITCRVAYDDALARSEPASVALTQDVRQALPVVMLNDGDEDWTARRDLLNSDRFAADFVVETERDSTAYLRFGDGVSAGQKPDGGTKFVATYRVGNGRAGNVGAEAIARIVSDLKGFQRVRNPLSAQGGADAETMEEVRQFAPQAFRTQQRAVTEGDWAEVAARHPEVQKAAATFRWTGSWYTVFITIDRAGGLSAAGDPQFKAEVESFLEQFRVAGYDLEINDPVPVPLDILLKVCVKAGYFRSDVKQTLLTIFSRYDLPGGGRAFFHPDNFTFGQPVYLSTIYQTALKVAGVASVEAMRFQRWSKLPNKELQNGRLVPASLEIIRLDNDPNFPENGRIDFEMHGGL from the coding sequence ATGGCCACACAGTACTGCTGCAAGAACGAGGAGCGGCGCCGGCTGGTCGGCGCTACCGAAGACGCCCAGGGCAATCCCATTCAGCCCAAACTCAACGGGATCGACTACCTGGAAGTCGCTTCAGCCGACCAGCGCACCCTCAAGGTGTTCTTCTTGCACAATCTGCCGGGCCAGCCCAATGCGGTTCCGCCGGCCGCATCGGCGCTGGCGAAGGAGAATGTGGCAATCGAAGGCGGCGTGCGCATACGGGGCATCGACGTCGATTCAATATCCGTATCCAACAATATTCTGAGCGTCAAGGTAAGCCAGGCGGGCGACTTCTCAATCTACACGCTGCGGATCATGACCACGCCGACAAGTCCCGATCCGCCGGCCGGTTTTGATCCTCAACTCTCAGCCGTGGACTTTTCGTTCAAGGTCGCCTGTCCGAGCGCTTTCGACTGCGAGCAAACCGCGGTTTGCCCGACGCCGCATTTTGCTGAACCGGAGATCAACTATCTCGCAAAGGACTATTCGAGCTTCCGCCGCCTGGTTCTGGACCGACTGAGCGTGTTGATGCCCGATTGGCGCGAGCGCAACGCGGCTGACGCGCAAGTCGCCCTAGTCGAAATGATGGCTTACGTCGGCGACCACCTCAGCTATTTCCAGGATGCGGTGGCCGCAGAGGCCTACCTCGGAACCGCCCGGCGCCGAGTCTCAGTTAGACGACACGCGCGCTTGCTCGACTATCTCATTCACGACGGAGCAAACGGGCGAACGTGGATTACCTTCGAAGTCACACTTGGCGGCGGTGCCGATGGAAAAACGCTTCCGACAGGAAGCATGGTGTTATCGCGCGGCTCGACGGCTGAAACATCCGTCAGGACCGCGGATATACACCAAGCGCTTGCCGAGCAGCCGGTTGTGTTCGAGACCATGCACAACCTGGCATTGAACGCCGTTCACAATTCCATCTCGTTCTACACGTGGAGCGACCGAGAGTGTTGCCTGCCAAGAGGAGCAACGCGCGCGACGCTTGTGGACAACGGGCTCACCATGACCGTAGGCGACGTCTTAATCTTCGAGGAGGTGATGAGCCCGACAACGGGGCTGGCTGCGGATCTCGACCTCTCGCATCGCTGCGCCATACGCTTGAAGGCGATCACCAAGCGAACTGACCCGCTTGATGGGATCGCGGTCGCCGACATCGAATGGGACCCGCAGGATGCATTGCCGTTTCCGCTCTGCCTGACGGCCCTGGTGCTGGACGAGACCGGCACGCCGCTCGTGAGGGAGATAAGCGTTGCCAGGGGCAATGTCGCACTTGCCGATCACGGACTGACGCTGGCCGGCGAGGGCCTCATTCCCGCCGAAGTGCCCCACAAAGGCAACTATCGCCCCCGTCTCCAGGGAAAGAACATCACGTGTCGGGTCGCGTACGATGATGCGCTGGCGCGGTCCGAGCCTGCTTCGGTAGCGCTCACGCAAGACGTGCGGCAGGCGTTACCGGTCGTTATGTTGAACGATGGAGACGAGGACTGGACGGCACGCCGCGATTTACTGAACAGCGACCGCTTCGCCGCCGATTTCGTCGTCGAGACCGAGCGCGACTCGACAGCGTACTTGCGATTTGGCGACGGAGTATCCGCAGGCCAGAAGCCCGACGGCGGGACTAAATTTGTCGCGACTTATCGCGTCGGCAACGGGCGCGCGGGAAACGTCGGCGCTGAAGCCATCGCTCGAATCGTTTCAGACTTGAAGGGTTTTCAGCGAGTCCGAAATCCACTGTCTGCCCAGGGCGGTGCGGACGCGGAAACCATGGAAGAGGTGCGCCAGTTTGCTCCGCAGGCGTTTCGAACGCAACAGCGCGCGGTCACCGAAGGGGATTGGGCCGAGGTAGCGGCCCGCCATCCTGAAGTGCAAAAGGCGGCCGCGACGTTCCGCTGGACCGGAAGTTGGTACACCGTGTTCATCACCATCGATCGCGCGGGGGGACTTTCGGCTGCGGGCGATCCACAATTTAAAGCGGAGGTCGAGAGCTTCCTGGAGCAGTTCAGGGTGGCCGGTTACGACCTCGAGATCAACGATCCGGTACCGGTGCCTCTGGATATCCTGCTGAAAGTTTGCGTCAAGGCCGGCTATTTCCGAAGCGACGTCAAGCAGACGCTGTTGACTATTTTCAGTCGCTACGATCTGCCGGGCGGAGGTCGAGCGTTCTTTCATCCCGACAACTTCACGTTCGGCCAGCCGGTGTATTTGAGCACAATCTATCAAACAGCGCTGAAGGTCGCAGGGGTCGCCTCGGTTGAAGCAATGAGATTTCAACGTTGGAGCAAGCTTCCCAACAAGGAACTCCAGAACGGCAGGCTCGTGCCGGCTTCGCTCGAAATCATTCGGCTCGACAACGACCCTAACTTTCCTGAAAACGGACGGATCGATTTTGAGATGCACGGGGGACTATGA
- a CDS encoding putative baseplate assembly protein → MSNADDKLDECGCCEGVQELTPGPVENLPGLSALAYRVGTHGAFKATMKAALARQAALGELTTRDDDDPAVAMLDGWATILDVLSFYQERIANEGYLRTATERRSLLEMARSIGYELRPGVAAGTFLAFTLETAPGAPLSAQIPVGTKAQSTPAQGEAPQIFETTEEIEGFAAWNELKPKQTESVPPSQGLKTLYLKGTSTNLKVGDAVLIIGDERAADPGNENWDFRRLTSVTPVIPAGSVDPDKTYTIISLDQGLGSFIPLVEPTTKNPRIFALRRRASLFGYNAPDWRAMPNSLKASYLGFDPAAPNLNDLLKPYTNWPDFTIAAVSDPPPRSALGTGLYGEYFNTIDFKDRKATRTDTTINFDFGAGSPIAGVGSDNFSIRWTGWVQPKASGPYSFHALSDDGVRLWVDGKLIIDQWHDQGATENTSMSAVTMTAGRKYDIKLEYYEHTGLAVIKLSWSAPGLAKEIIPSNHLYPRDIHDVHLDAIYSQILAGSWVVLSIPEYQEAYRVKESAEDARSNFTLSAKTTRLTLQGEQLRELFNERIRDTIVFSQSEELEWGERPIPEPVTGTEVLLNSEVGGLAPDQLVAIAGKDSATEEHVAEIATIDRVEQQGKLTRLVLKSALEHSYDRTSAVINANVARATHGDTKEEILGSGDGSKPFQTFQLKQKPLTFVSAATASGAETTLEVRVDDILWHEKPDFFQLPSTERTYVTRIADGGKVTVQFGDGRTGARVPTGTENVSARYRVGIGMSGMLAADQINQLMSRPLGLRSVTNPRAPTGAEDPEQPDQARQNAPLTVVTLDRIVSLQDFEDFARAFAGIGKAQATWLWDGEKRLVHVTIAGVEGGDVPRTSDPFNNLSSAIDNSRHADQRVRIDPYTPLLFDVEAKLLIAPDYLFADVKGAVEKALVEAFSFDHRSFGQAITASEVIGVAQGVDGVVAIDLDRLYFDGSSATSNQRLPANIAHWEANQLKPAELLTINASGIKLMEMTE, encoded by the coding sequence ATGAGCAACGCTGACGACAAACTGGACGAATGCGGATGCTGCGAAGGTGTCCAGGAGCTGACGCCTGGCCCGGTTGAGAATCTGCCTGGCCTGTCGGCGCTTGCGTATCGCGTCGGCACGCACGGCGCCTTCAAAGCGACGATGAAAGCGGCGTTGGCGCGACAGGCGGCGCTTGGCGAGTTGACGACTCGCGACGACGACGATCCGGCGGTCGCGATGCTGGACGGCTGGGCAACTATTCTCGACGTATTGAGCTTTTATCAAGAGCGGATCGCGAATGAAGGCTACCTTCGCACCGCGACCGAACGGCGCTCGCTTTTAGAGATGGCCCGCAGCATCGGCTACGAACTGCGGCCGGGTGTCGCAGCGGGGACTTTCTTGGCGTTCACGCTCGAAACGGCGCCGGGCGCGCCGCTGTCGGCACAGATACCAGTCGGGACCAAAGCGCAGAGCACTCCGGCTCAGGGGGAAGCTCCACAGATCTTCGAAACGACGGAAGAGATCGAGGGCTTCGCGGCCTGGAACGAGTTGAAGCCGAAACAAACGGAATCGGTGCCGCCGAGTCAAGGATTGAAGACCCTTTATTTGAAGGGCACGTCAACGAATCTGAAGGTGGGCGATGCGGTGCTGATTATCGGCGACGAGCGCGCCGCCGATCCGGGAAACGAGAACTGGGACTTCAGGCGATTGACCAGCGTGACCCCGGTCATACCCGCCGGTTCGGTTGATCCGGACAAAACCTACACGATCATCAGTCTGGACCAGGGACTCGGCTCGTTTATTCCGCTCGTCGAGCCGACGACGAAGAATCCGAGGATCTTCGCCTTGCGTCGGCGGGCGTCGCTCTTTGGCTACAACGCTCCCGACTGGCGCGCGATGCCGAACAGCTTGAAGGCGAGCTATCTCGGTTTTGATCCGGCGGCGCCGAACTTGAACGATCTGCTTAAACCTTACACAAACTGGCCCGACTTCACCATCGCTGCGGTTTCCGATCCTCCGCCGCGCAGCGCGCTCGGCACCGGACTGTATGGCGAGTATTTCAATACCATCGATTTCAAGGACCGCAAGGCCACGCGCACCGATACGACGATCAATTTTGATTTCGGCGCCGGTTCGCCGATTGCCGGCGTCGGGAGCGACAACTTCTCGATTCGCTGGACCGGATGGGTTCAACCGAAGGCGTCGGGCCCCTATTCATTCCACGCGCTCTCTGACGACGGCGTCCGCCTCTGGGTAGACGGCAAATTGATCATCGATCAGTGGCACGATCAAGGTGCTACCGAGAACACAAGCATGTCCGCCGTGACAATGACCGCAGGAAGAAAATACGACATCAAGCTGGAATACTATGAGCATACCGGCCTCGCCGTGATCAAACTGTCGTGGTCGGCCCCTGGCCTGGCCAAAGAAATCATTCCCTCCAATCACCTCTATCCTCGCGACATCCACGACGTCCATCTGGATGCGATCTACTCACAGATTCTTGCGGGAAGCTGGGTTGTGTTGTCGATTCCGGAATATCAAGAGGCGTACAGGGTAAAGGAATCAGCGGAAGACGCTCGCTCGAATTTCACTCTCAGCGCCAAGACGACGCGCCTGACGCTGCAAGGCGAGCAGCTACGCGAGCTGTTCAACGAAAGGATCCGAGACACGATAGTCTTCTCGCAGAGCGAAGAGCTCGAATGGGGCGAGCGTCCGATTCCCGAACCGGTAACCGGCACCGAGGTCTTATTGAATTCGGAGGTCGGCGGTTTGGCGCCGGACCAACTCGTCGCCATAGCCGGAAAGGACAGCGCAACCGAGGAGCACGTTGCCGAGATCGCCACGATAGACCGCGTCGAACAACAGGGGAAACTGACGAGACTTGTCCTCAAATCGGCTCTGGAACACAGTTACGATCGGACGAGCGCGGTGATCAACGCCAACGTTGCGCGCGCGACGCACGGCGACACCAAAGAAGAAATTCTCGGAAGCGGCGACGGATCAAAACCCTTTCAAACGTTTCAGCTCAAGCAGAAGCCCCTCACCTTTGTCTCAGCAGCTACGGCAAGCGGTGCGGAGACCACGCTCGAAGTTCGCGTCGACGACATACTCTGGCACGAGAAGCCCGACTTCTTTCAGCTCCCTTCCACCGAGCGGACCTACGTCACCAGGATTGCCGACGGAGGGAAGGTCACCGTTCAATTCGGCGACGGAAGAACAGGGGCCCGAGTGCCGACCGGGACCGAGAATGTTTCGGCGAGGTATCGCGTCGGCATCGGCATGAGTGGGATGCTTGCCGCCGATCAGATCAATCAATTGATGAGTCGCCCGCTCGGCTTAAGGTCGGTTACTAATCCGCGCGCTCCTACCGGTGCCGAAGACCCCGAGCAACCGGACCAGGCGCGCCAGAACGCCCCGCTTACTGTCGTAACGTTGGACAGGATCGTGTCGCTTCAGGACTTCGAAGACTTTGCGCGGGCATTTGCAGGAATCGGCAAGGCACAAGCCACGTGGCTGTGGGACGGTGAAAAGCGCCTCGTGCATGTGACGATCGCCGGCGTCGAAGGAGGCGACGTCCCGCGAACATCTGACCCCTTTAACAATCTCTCATCTGCCATCGACAACTCACGACACGCCGATCAGCGAGTGAGAATCGATCCCTACACGCCGCTGTTATTTGACGTCGAGGCGAAGCTGCTGATAGCCCCCGACTACCTCTTTGCCGACGTCAAGGGCGCGGTCGAAAAGGCGCTAGTCGAAGCGTTTTCTTTTGACCACCGTTCGTTTGGCCAGGCCATCACCGCCAGCGAGGTCATTGGTGTAGCGCAAGGAGTCGACGGGGTCGTCGCAATCGATCTCGATAGGCTGTACTTCGACGGCAGCAGCGCGACTTCGAACCAGCGGCTTCCTGCGAACATCGCGCACTGGGAAGCGAATCAGCTGAAGCCGGCTGAGCTGCTCACGATCAACGCGAGCGGAATCAAGCTCATGGAGATGACAGAATGA